A single region of the Streptomyces sp. NBC_01262 genome encodes:
- a CDS encoding TetR/AcrR family transcriptional regulator, whose translation MPTNDLAAWQQPAMPIAPAKPEQIRQAALKVFLDHGYANTSIDMILAEAVVSRQTLYRYFKGKEPLFLAVVADILDDVLAAITEAMRDADLVHSDDLETDLVQIGRAWMRIMLQPHVLALRRLVIGEAARLPHLAAAWDAHGPGQVRELLGPCFQALADRGLMTLDENPQLTVAFYARTMIIPVEISMLDIAFSPSQDLIETYIRGGVRMFLARYGTTPTTTAG comes from the coding sequence ATGCCCACGAACGATCTGGCCGCATGGCAGCAACCGGCCATGCCCATCGCTCCCGCCAAGCCCGAGCAGATCCGCCAGGCCGCCCTGAAGGTCTTCCTTGACCACGGCTACGCCAACACCAGCATCGACATGATCCTCGCCGAGGCCGTGGTCTCCCGCCAGACTCTCTACCGCTACTTCAAAGGCAAGGAACCCCTGTTCCTTGCCGTGGTCGCCGACATCCTCGACGACGTCCTTGCCGCGATCACCGAAGCCATGCGCGACGCCGACCTGGTCCACAGCGACGACCTCGAGACCGACCTCGTCCAAATCGGCCGCGCCTGGATGCGCATCATGCTCCAACCCCACGTCCTCGCCCTACGCCGACTCGTCATCGGCGAAGCCGCCCGCCTCCCCCACCTCGCCGCCGCCTGGGACGCCCACGGCCCCGGCCAAGTCCGCGAACTCCTGGGCCCCTGCTTCCAGGCCCTCGCCGACCGCGGCCTCATGACCCTGGACGAAAACCCCCAACTCACCGTCGCCTTCTACGCCCGCACCATGATCATCCCCGTCGAGATCTCGATGCTCGACATCGCCTTCTCCCCCAGCCAGGACCTCATCGAGACCTACATCCGCGGCGGCGTCAGGATGTTCCTCGCCCGCTACGGCACCACACCCACCACGACCGCCGGCTGA
- a CDS encoding alpha/beta fold hydrolase → MNDSTQRPNVVLVHGGFVDGSGWQGVYDALKADGFTVAIVQNPTFSLAGDVAATHKVIDSLSGPVVLVGHSYGGAVITEAGTHEKVAALAYIAAFAPDKDESVATLIADPAPGAPVPPILPPVDGFLALDKAKFAESFAGDLPRAQAEFMADSQVPWGLDALNGAVSAPAWRSKPAWYLVAGDDRMIPPAAQRAMAGRIGAQTVEVPGASHSVYVSQPAATADLIKQAARG, encoded by the coding sequence ATGAACGACAGCACGCAGCGCCCGAACGTGGTCCTGGTCCACGGCGGCTTCGTGGACGGCTCGGGCTGGCAGGGCGTGTACGACGCTCTCAAGGCCGACGGCTTCACGGTGGCCATCGTGCAGAACCCGACGTTCTCCCTGGCCGGGGACGTGGCCGCCACCCACAAGGTGATCGACTCCCTGTCCGGACCGGTGGTCCTGGTCGGCCACTCCTACGGCGGTGCGGTGATCACGGAGGCCGGTACGCATGAGAAGGTCGCCGCGCTGGCCTACATCGCGGCGTTCGCGCCGGACAAGGACGAGTCGGTGGCCACGCTGATCGCCGACCCGGCGCCGGGGGCGCCGGTGCCGCCGATCCTGCCGCCGGTGGACGGGTTCCTGGCCCTGGACAAGGCGAAGTTCGCCGAATCCTTCGCGGGCGACCTGCCGCGGGCCCAGGCCGAGTTCATGGCCGACTCGCAGGTGCCGTGGGGCCTGGACGCGCTGAACGGGGCGGTGTCCGCCCCGGCATGGCGCAGCAAGCCGGCCTGGTACCTCGTCGCCGGTGACGACCGGATGATCCCGCCGGCGGCCCAGCGCGCGATGGCCGGGCGGATCGGCGCGCAGACCGTCGAGGTCCCCGGCGCCAGCCACTCCGTCTACGTCTCGCAGCCCGCCGCGACCGCCGACCTCATCAAGCAGGCCGCCCGCGGCTGA
- a CDS encoding glycoside hydrolase family 25 protein — MATCRGIDLSAYQGAQDWAARKAEGVVFAFAKASEGEHTRDTHFATHITGIIKAGLVPGAYHYGWPNQDVAAEAANYIAAVKPHARPGFVHWLDLERRSDGANYAGVTAAGIRAYATAWTATVQAAFPGQRVGVYTSGSDLAAGHAPASVPLWYPAYPWSGAATYAQAEAHAKPAPSGRTPLFWQFTSNPLDRSICYLSESALRAWAAGTETDMALTTDDINKVAAAAAKAVLTTDGVIAAPADAPDIKTNPYWALQSYIKDTNARLRAVQATEAAQSAAITQLATAIARFDKTIDPAALVSSISTAIETAVGKVTVHLDTTP, encoded by the coding sequence ATGGCCACATGCCGCGGTATCGACCTCTCCGCCTACCAGGGAGCCCAGGACTGGGCCGCGCGCAAGGCGGAAGGGGTCGTCTTCGCCTTCGCCAAGGCCAGCGAGGGCGAGCACACTCGCGACACGCACTTCGCCACCCACATCACCGGCATCATCAAGGCCGGACTCGTCCCCGGCGCCTACCACTACGGCTGGCCCAACCAGGACGTCGCCGCCGAGGCGGCCAACTACATCGCCGCCGTGAAACCGCACGCCCGGCCCGGCTTCGTGCACTGGCTCGACCTGGAGCGCAGGTCCGACGGTGCGAACTACGCGGGCGTCACGGCGGCCGGGATCCGGGCCTACGCCACCGCGTGGACCGCCACCGTCCAAGCCGCGTTCCCCGGCCAGCGGGTCGGCGTCTACACGTCCGGTTCCGACCTCGCCGCCGGCCACGCGCCCGCCTCCGTACCGCTCTGGTACCCGGCGTACCCCTGGTCCGGGGCGGCGACCTACGCACAGGCCGAGGCGCACGCGAAGCCCGCCCCGTCCGGCCGGACACCGCTGTTCTGGCAGTTCACCTCGAACCCCCTCGACCGATCCATCTGCTACCTGAGCGAGTCCGCGCTGCGCGCGTGGGCCGCAGGAACGGAGACCGACATGGCGCTCACCACGGACGACATCAACAAGGTCGCCGCCGCCGCGGCGAAGGCGGTCCTGACCACGGACGGGGTGATCGCGGCCCCGGCCGACGCCCCGGACATCAAGACCAACCCGTACTGGGCCCTCCAGTCCTACATCAAGGACACCAACGCCCGCCTGCGCGCCGTACAGGCCACCGAGGCGGCGCAGAGCGCGGCCATCACCCAACTCGCCACCGCGATCGCGAGGTTCGACAAGACCATCGACCCCGCGGCTCTCGTCTCCTCCATCAGCACCGCGATCGAGACGGCCGTGGGCAAGGTCACCGTCCACCTCGACACCACGCCCTGA
- a CDS encoding glycosyltransferase family 2 protein — MTAPQLVSCIMPTHNRRLLVPRAIAYFLRQDHPRKELVIIDDGTESVEDLVPPLPSIRYHRADGADGRMMLGEARNLACELASGSVIAHWDDDDWQAPDRLSRQVRQLESGRADLCGMTSLLYYDPVGDRTWRFTWPPRLHPWLAGQSLCYRRELWEDSPFPALPNGEDSVFVRRAANRSDRSVARTTPGDSVVALVHPGNTVAKTSRGVFCAPAAMSEIHALLGPDADFYRTLRTGDPAPYAIDNMTT, encoded by the coding sequence ATGACGGCGCCCCAGCTCGTGAGCTGCATCATGCCGACCCACAACCGGCGGCTGCTCGTACCGCGTGCCATCGCCTACTTCCTCCGCCAGGACCACCCCCGCAAAGAGCTCGTGATCATCGACGACGGGACGGAGAGCGTCGAGGACCTGGTGCCGCCGCTGCCGTCCATCCGGTACCACCGGGCCGACGGGGCCGACGGGCGCATGATGCTGGGCGAGGCGCGGAACCTCGCGTGCGAGCTGGCCTCGGGCAGCGTGATCGCGCACTGGGACGACGACGACTGGCAGGCCCCCGACCGGCTGAGCCGGCAGGTGCGGCAGCTGGAGTCGGGGCGGGCCGACCTCTGCGGCATGACGAGTCTGCTCTACTACGACCCCGTCGGCGACCGGACCTGGCGCTTCACCTGGCCACCCCGGCTCCACCCCTGGCTCGCGGGCCAGAGCCTGTGCTACCGGCGAGAGCTCTGGGAGGACTCGCCCTTCCCGGCCCTGCCCAACGGGGAGGACTCGGTGTTCGTCCGGCGGGCGGCCAACCGGTCCGACCGGTCCGTGGCGCGAACCACCCCCGGCGACAGCGTCGTCGCCCTCGTACATCCGGGCAACACCGTGGCGAAGACGAGCCGCGGCGTCTTCTGCGCACCGGCGGCCATGAGCGAGATACACGCCCTGCTGGGCCCGGACGCCGACTTCTACCGCACCTTGCGGACGGGCGATCCGGCCCCGTACGCGATCGACAACATGACAACATGA